AAGAGGTCTTCGACGCTGGCGCGACCTTCGTCCTTCTGCGAGGCTTCGAGCTGCTTGCGCTCGCGCTCGTTGTCGGACGCGATGGTCTTCGCTTCGCGCTCGTTCTTGACCTCGTAGCAGGTGTCGCCGGCATCGGGCGGGCCGGACCAGCCGGTGATCTTGACCGGGGTGCCCGGGGTAGCCGACTTGATCTGGTTGCCCTTGTCGTCCATCAGCTGACGGACGCGGCAATAGTTTTCGCCACACACGAGAGCGGCACCCGGCTTGAGCGTGCCAGCCGTCACGATGACGCTGGCAGTCGAACCACGGCCAAGCTCCTTCTGGGCTTCGATGACCACGGCTTCGGCGTTGCCCTTGACGCGGGCTTCGATGCCTTCAGTCACTTCGGCCTGCAGGAGGATGGAGTCGAGCAGACCTTCGATGCCGAGGCCCTTGAGGGCGGAGACTTCGGCGGTGAGGGTTTCACCACCCAGCTCTTCCGGCGTCAAGTCGCGCTGCATCAGCTGCTGGCGCACGCGGTCGGGCTTGGAGCCCGGGGCGTCGACCTTGTTGATCGCCACGACGACGGGCACTCCGGCCTTGCGGGCGTGGCCGAGAGCCTCGTCCGTCTGCGGCATGAAGCCGTCGTCTGCGGCCACCACGAGCACCGCGATGTCCGTCACATTGGCACCACGGGCACGCATGTTGGAGAACGCGGCGTGGCCCGGGGTGTCGATAAAGGTGATCTTCTTGCCGTTGTGCTCCACCTGATAGGCACCGACGTGCTGCGTGATGCCACCGGCTTCGCCCTTGACCACGTTGGTCTTGCGAATGGTGTCGAGCAGCGTCGTCTTGCCGTGGTCGACGTGACCAAGGATACAGACGACGGGGGCGCGGGGCTCCAGCTCTTCCTTCTCGGCTTCTGTTTTCTTGGCCTTGACGGGTTGCTGGGGTTGCGCTTCGCCGCGGTGCTTGATGTCGAGCTCAAAGCCGTGGCTGCGAGCGATCTTGGTCGCCACCTCTTCCTCGATCGCCGTGTTCATGGAGGCGAAGATGCCCAGCTCCATCAGCTCGGAAATAAGCTGGAAGGGCTTCTTGCCAATCAGGACGGCGAAGTCGCGGACGACGATGGGGGTCTTGACCTGCAGCTTGCGCAGCTCGCGGCCAGCGGGCTTTTCGGCGGCGGGTTGGCCTTGCGGCGGCACCGCCGGGGGCGGCGTCAAAGACTTGGGCGCGTTGGTGGCGGCCGGGCGAGGCGGTTGCATCGGCGGCGGGGCCATGCGCTGCGGGCCACCCGGGCGGGGCGGCGTCATCGCCTTGGGGGCATTGCCACCCCCACCCTGTTGCGGGGCCGGGCGCGGCGGAGCCATCGGGGCGGGCGCGCTGCGGTTTTCCGGGGCCTGCGGGCGGGCGGGCGGCGGGGAAACGGGGGCCGGTCGGTTGGCGGGGGGTGCCACGGGCTCGGGCGCCTTGGCGGTTTCCGGGGCCTTGACCACCGGGGCT
The nucleotide sequence above comes from Verrucomicrobiota bacterium JB022. Encoded proteins:
- the infB gene encoding translation initiation factor IF-2 — protein: MAVRIYELSKDIGMDNAELINLLKKRGYQVKSASSTIDNISAESLRSEFGNAGAASGDASSDSENDGSSDQPQSVAPKLPAGAVVRSKEDIERERAEREAQEQSNKAPRVVVPPRPAPAGNAPVVKAPPPLPKRPPVTARPTPPPPAAQGNAPRAVVPPRPAPASPVLRSDLPPAEKPRQPEARKPEAPVVKAPETAKAPEPVAPPANRPAPVSPPPARPQAPENRSAPAPMAPPRPAPQQGGGGNAPKAMTPPRPGGPQRMAPPPMQPPRPAATNAPKSLTPPPAVPPQGQPAAEKPAGRELRKLQVKTPIVVRDFAVLIGKKPFQLISELMELGIFASMNTAIEEEVATKIARSHGFELDIKHRGEAQPQQPVKAKKTEAEKEELEPRAPVVCILGHVDHGKTTLLDTIRKTNVVKGEAGGITQHVGAYQVEHNGKKITFIDTPGHAAFSNMRARGANVTDIAVLVVAADDGFMPQTDEALGHARKAGVPVVVAINKVDAPGSKPDRVRQQLMQRDLTPEELGGETLTAEVSALKGLGIEGLLDSILLQAEVTEGIEARVKGNAEAVVIEAQKELGRGSTASVIVTAGTLKPGAALVCGENYCRVRQLMDDKGNQIKSATPGTPVKITGWSGPPDAGDTCYEVKNEREAKTIASDNERERKQLEASQKDEGRASVEDLFAAIARTQKKTFKCIVKADVYGTAEALSAALLSIKSDKIDIDVIDMGVGDITKNDVVLADTADGASLVSFNVGMENGVQAVAKHHNIHIIRHNIIYELIDQVKAAMADLLDPEFRENKIGAAEVRATFPLGKGQVAGCMVTEGSIKRDHLARLFRKGNQISEAKIQTLKRFKDDVNEVRAGYECGLQLRDQDAYEMGDIIECYEILKIKPAL